The following nucleotide sequence is from Nocardioides eburneiflavus.
GTCGAGCAGGACCGGCATCGGGTCGGCGTCGGGCGGGACGTCGGCGATCTCGCGCACGTTGGACGTCACCCCGAAGCACATCACCACGGCCGCGTCGTACTCGGCGGCGAGCGCGAGCATCTCCTCCTCGTGCAGGCGGCCCGTCATGTTGAGGACCCGTGCGCCGGCGTCGAGGCAGGCGCGCACCACCTCCGGCTCGTACGTCTCGACGGACACCACGGCCTCCGCCGCAAGCTGCTTCACCGCGGGCACCAGCGTCGCGACCTGGTCGTCGGCGGCGACCCGGGCGGCGCGGGCGTTGCTCGACTCCGCGCCGAGGTCGATGAGGGCGGCACCCTGGGCTGCCTGGATCCGCCCCATGCGTACGGCGTCGGCCGGACTGGTCGCGACGCTCTCGCGGTAGGTCGAGTCGCGGGAGAGGTTGATGCAGCCCATCAGGGCCACCGGTCCGTCGCCGATGGTGACCGGCCCACGGGGCCCGTCGAGCACCACGGGCTCGACCGGTGCCGCGAGGTCGTCCGCGTACGCCTGGTGGAGGGCGGCGAGGTCCGCAAGGGTGATCACGTTCGCCAGCGTAAGGGGCAGGATGAAGGGCGTGAGCGACCTCGAGCTGCAGCGCCTGGCCGACCTGTCCGACGACGAGCTGGCGGCGGCGTACACGCCGGAGCGCGAGCCGTGGCTGCGGGTCAACTTCGTCAGCACGGTGGACGGGGCAGCGCAGGGTTCGGACGGGGTGAGCAAGAGCATCAACAACGACGCCGACAAGCGGGTCTTCGACGCCCTGCGGCGGCGGGCGCACTGCCTCGTGGTGGGCGCCGGGACGCTGCGCGACGAGGGCTACGACGTGCCGCCGATCCCGTTGGTCGTCGTCACCAGGTCCGCCGACGTCCCGCCCACGCTGCGCGGGGCTCCCCGCGGGCGGATC
It contains:
- a CDS encoding dihydropteroate synthase — protein: MITLADLAALHQAYADDLAAPVEPVVLDGPRGPVTIGDGPVALMGCINLSRDSTYRESVATSPADAVRMGRIQAAQGAALIDLGAESSNARAARVAADDQVATLVPAVKQLAAEAVVSVETYEPEVVRACLDAGARVLNMTGRLHEEEMLALAAEYDAAVVMCFGVTSNVREIADVPPDADPMPVLLDHFAPRIAHARSLGVDKIVVDPGMGFYYGNLVDPMTRARHQVRVLSQTFRLRPLGVPVCNAVPHSFDIFGDEFRKAEGFYAVFATLGGTHLVRTHEVAHLRSVLRGLEELEVR